Proteins found in one candidate division TA06 bacterium genomic segment:
- a CDS encoding DTW domain-containing protein produces MKHNTGVNAKPRCPRCRLHIELCICGVAPFFDLATKSVVIMHYAEERRKSNSGRLAGLVLKNSGIFLRGLQGGPATPEPSEKYPNPLVLFPGAGSQELNAGFLKTIPRPITLILADGNWNQAGHMVKREALMKEAIKVHLPPGAPTRYRLRSAQEAEGRICTFEALSRALGIIEGPEVEQKLSEFFYLWVSRNLKMRGQGGDV; encoded by the coding sequence ATGAAGCATAACACCGGCGTTAATGCCAAACCGCGCTGTCCCAGATGCCGGCTGCACATAGAACTATGCATCTGCGGAGTGGCCCCGTTCTTTGACCTGGCCACCAAGTCGGTGGTGATAATGCATTACGCCGAGGAACGGCGCAAAAGCAACAGCGGCCGCCTGGCCGGGCTGGTGCTTAAGAACTCCGGGATATTCTTAAGGGGATTGCAGGGAGGACCGGCAACTCCGGAACCTTCGGAAAAATACCCGAACCCTTTGGTGCTTTTCCCCGGAGCCGGTTCGCAGGAATTGAATGCCGGGTTTCTTAAAACCATTCCCCGGCCCATAACTTTGATCCTGGCCGACGGCAACTGGAACCAGGCCGGGCACATGGTCAAGCGCGAGGCTCTGATGAAGGAGGCGATCAAGGTCCACCTGCCGCCGGGAGCTCCGACCCGTTACCGCCTGCGCAGCGCTCAGGAAGCGGAGGGCCGGATCTGCACCTTCGAAGCGTTGAGCCGGGCGCTGGGCATAATAGAAGGGCCGGAGGTGGAGCAAAAACTGAGCGAGTTCTTTTATCTTTGGGTCTCCCGTAATCTTAAAATGAGGGGCCAGGGAGGGGATGTGTAA
- a CDS encoding HEAT repeat domain-containing protein produces the protein MKRISLLMISLMFYVAVHAQKAPTDSMTKAIKNNMHTVQLAVEDYASRNNGLYPKKVTDFWTTFPNIKNPVDSKLAVVVDNFSDKPGQVIFKKLETGYEVTGNDAKGDLMSIRLVGNENVSKRKTNLEHSGKYTRAQQRKTTENPDEVQRWLNEEREKARKRLPEIIGRAEDGITDHTLYSPDHEDMTIMYMCRANDRRAVPVLCKIIETYDVVEARIDAIHALHVINDRKAEPTLIKALNDINLFVRWNASLLLIEWGQINPQVLVVLKKIACPDDSTSWTRDIRKAIESKYGVDPKREQLINDNIKYIKNHAAINALVVLNKTATVEAFSIIKYTADNSKDEEIKKMAEDFLVKK, from the coding sequence ATGAAGCGGATATCATTGTTGATGATAAGCTTAATGTTTTACGTTGCCGTGCACGCCCAAAAAGCGCCGACAGATTCTATGACCAAGGCGATAAAAAATAATATGCATACCGTGCAGCTTGCTGTGGAGGATTATGCAAGCCGCAATAATGGTCTATATCCCAAAAAAGTGACTGATTTTTGGACAACATTTCCAAACATTAAGAATCCGGTTGATTCGAAATTAGCAGTAGTTGTAGATAACTTTTCAGATAAGCCCGGTCAAGTTATTTTCAAGAAACTTGAAACAGGGTATGAAGTAACGGGGAATGATGCTAAAGGTGATCTAATGTCTATAAGATTGGTGGGGAACGAAAATGTTTCAAAAAGAAAAACCAATCTTGAGCATAGTGGTAAATATACTAGAGCCCAACAAAGAAAAACCACTGAAAACCCTGATGAAGTGCAGAGATGGTTGAATGAAGAAAGAGAAAAGGCACGTAAACGTTTACCGGAGATAATTGGAAGAGCAGAAGACGGCATAACAGATCATACATTATACTCGCCGGATCATGAAGATATGACAATCATGTATATGTGCCGTGCCAATGACCGCCGTGCAGTACCAGTACTATGTAAAATAATTGAAACATATGACGTAGTCGAAGCTCGAATTGATGCCATACATGCCCTACATGTAATTAATGACAGGAAAGCAGAGCCTACATTAATTAAAGCCCTAAATGATATCAATCTGTTTGTAAGATGGAATGCTTCGTTACTGTTAATTGAGTGGGGACAAATTAATCCACAAGTGTTAGTTGTATTAAAAAAAATAGCATGCCCTGACGATAGTACCTCTTGGACGCGGGATATTCGCAAAGCCATAGAAAGTAAATATGGCGTAGATCCAAAACGAGAACAATTAATTAATGATAATATAAAATACATTAAAAATCATGCTGCCATTAATGCGCTTGTCGTCTTGAATAAAACTGCCACTGTTGAAGCGTTTTCAATCATTAAATATACTGCCGACAATAGTAAGGACGAAGAAATTAAAAAGATGGCAGAAGATTTTCTTGTCAAGAAATGA
- a CDS encoding glycosyltransferase family 9 protein: protein MKNKYLLIRLGAIGDIVLATAAIEAISQAEPDSQIDLACKARFAGLLKRHPKLANVHGFDETGRHKGLRGLLLFIHELSTKKYSFIIDLQNNPRSRMITLCLNGGKKIHWPKDTWRRRMLVWGQGRGKTFKTVIQRYLAAVEKAGVKQPESKPKLYPVADPSIKLPQGEFIAIAPGAHWPTKRWSGYSELITKIGNGKWEIVIVGDKNDRAVAEEIVKTSGANATNLCGQLDLAQLTYVLSKAKLLVTNDTGAMHIAEAAGTPVAAIFGPTVRQFGFAPWRKESRIIETELDCRPCALHGSKKCPKGHFNCMKLITADQVLTEIKEHIG from the coding sequence ATGAAGAATAAATACCTTCTCATTCGTCTGGGCGCCATCGGCGACATTGTGCTGGCCACCGCCGCCATAGAGGCCATCTCACAAGCCGAGCCCGACTCGCAGATAGACCTCGCCTGCAAAGCCAGGTTTGCCGGGCTTTTAAAGCGCCACCCCAAACTGGCCAACGTTCACGGCTTCGACGAAACTGGCCGGCACAAGGGCCTGCGGGGTTTGCTGTTGTTCATTCACGAACTCAGTACCAAGAAATACAGCTTCATCATAGACCTGCAGAACAACCCGCGCAGCCGGATGATCACCCTTTGCCTTAACGGCGGAAAAAAGATCCACTGGCCCAAGGACACCTGGCGCCGCCGGATGCTGGTCTGGGGGCAGGGCAGGGGCAAAACTTTCAAAACTGTGATCCAACGATATCTGGCTGCGGTGGAGAAGGCCGGGGTCAAACAGCCCGAATCCAAGCCCAAGCTGTATCCGGTGGCCGATCCATCCATCAAACTGCCGCAGGGAGAATTTATTGCTATAGCGCCGGGGGCACATTGGCCGACCAAGCGCTGGTCGGGATACTCGGAGCTGATCACTAAAATAGGAAATGGGAAATGGGAAATAGTTATTGTAGGGGATAAGAACGACAGGGCAGTCGCTGAAGAGATCGTAAAAACATCGGGAGCAAATGCCACCAACCTTTGCGGGCAGTTGGACCTGGCACAATTGACTTACGTTCTGTCCAAAGCAAAACTGCTGGTCACCAACGATACCGGGGCCATGCACATAGCCGAGGCGGCGGGCACGCCGGTGGCGGCCATCTTCGGGCCCACGGTCAGACAATTCGGCTTTGCGCCCTGGCGCAAGGAAAGCAGGATCATTGAAACCGAATTGGACTGCCGGCCCTGCGCCCTGCACGGTTCAAAGAAATGCCCCAAGGGCCATTTCAACTGCATGAAACTTATCACTGCCGACCAAGTGCTTACAGAAATCAAAGAACATATAGGATAA
- a CDS encoding carboxypeptidase regulatory-like domain-containing protein, translating to MRRISVRLFLTTAGLWLAAAGIVRAQTPVPGTIVGVIKDRESGAPMKGMITFPGLDLAALVSDSAGNYKVDLAPGEYKMHIYANGYRWIERKLTVTSGKTEQWDLTLKRKEAVITGTVQDSATAVPIKAHITNLGSIPIDLYSDAAGKFQLTVKPGAYQFSFAAQGYKSDVKNLSLKDKAQSQLDVKLARAGSSASGKWQAMLGGGVTKLMGGVLPEASYGYMMKLGAGYNLNEKFAFCFNGGYGSNKIKGILWDPNYQLYQTNYIDAEVDARYKFNFWEKITPYLMAGGGILYWENVYNGALYKDPATGVDQTAVSPIIAGGAGMEYQITPAIFLWAQGKGGMFLTGDKITTGYLIKDNLIAEGSLGAGYKF from the coding sequence ATGCGAAGAATCTCTGTCCGGTTATTTCTAACAACGGCGGGCCTATGGCTGGCAGCGGCGGGGATCGTCCGGGCCCAGACCCCTGTTCCGGGAACGATTGTGGGGGTGATCAAGGACCGGGAATCCGGAGCTCCCATGAAAGGGATGATCACTTTCCCCGGCCTGGACCTGGCGGCTTTGGTAAGCGACAGCGCCGGAAATTACAAGGTGGATCTGGCGCCCGGTGAGTATAAGATGCATATCTACGCCAACGGCTACCGCTGGATAGAGCGCAAACTGACGGTAACTTCCGGCAAGACCGAACAATGGGACCTTACCCTCAAACGCAAGGAGGCGGTGATTACGGGAACTGTACAGGACTCGGCTACGGCCGTTCCCATCAAAGCTCATATAACCAACCTGGGATCAATACCGATTGACCTATACAGCGACGCCGCCGGAAAGTTTCAATTAACGGTCAAGCCGGGAGCCTATCAGTTCAGTTTTGCCGCTCAGGGCTATAAGTCAGACGTCAAGAACCTCAGCCTGAAGGACAAGGCCCAAAGCCAGCTTGATGTCAAACTGGCCAGGGCAGGATCTTCAGCTTCCGGAAAATGGCAGGCGATGCTGGGGGGCGGGGTGACCAAACTAATGGGAGGGGTGCTCCCGGAGGCCAGCTACGGTTACATGATGAAACTGGGGGCCGGTTATAATCTGAATGAAAAATTCGCTTTTTGCTTCAATGGGGGATACGGCAGCAACAAGATCAAGGGTATATTATGGGACCCCAATTACCAGCTTTACCAGACGAATTACATCGACGCCGAAGTCGATGCCCGCTACAAGTTCAATTTTTGGGAAAAGATCACACCGTATCTGATGGCCGGAGGAGGGATACTTTACTGGGAGAATGTTTATAACGGGGCCTTGTACAAAGACCCGGCAACAGGTGTGGACCAGACCGCGGTCAGTCCCATCATCGCCGGGGGCGCCGGGATGGAATACCAGATCACTCCGGCTATATTCCTGTGGGCTCAGGGCAAGGGCGGGATGTTCTTGACAGGTGACAAGATCACCACCGGCTATCTGATCAAGGACAACCTGATAGCTGAAGGGTCCCTGGGCGCGGGTTATAAGTTTTAA
- the waaF gene encoding lipopolysaccharide heptosyltransferase II, translating into MNTENTKILIRVPNWIGDAVVSTAFVAACAKAHPGASITVLAHPRVSALFENDPDIQSIIKLSPERFLWKTARELKKEKFDIAYILPISFSSALMTFLAGIPRRIGYSTEARGFMLTQKLRYSQKDFRSRHIILGFMKLLGREEAVNAPGIFLSPEEMKWAGEFLASNNLQTGNITGFGPGATFGPAKRWPQENWVELGKELVNRGHQILIFGSGEEIELCGQIARDIGPKALSLAGTATLRQSAALLSLCSNFITNDTGVMHLAAAAGTRVTAIFGSTNPVWTKPWGEKHRVIYNGEPCSPCYQRECRYGHYDCLEKISVKDILDTDRCQ; encoded by the coding sequence ATGAATACTGAAAATACTAAGATACTTATCCGCGTACCCAACTGGATAGGCGACGCCGTGGTCTCCACCGCTTTCGTGGCGGCCTGCGCCAAGGCGCATCCCGGGGCGTCAATCACCGTGCTGGCCCATCCCCGGGTGTCGGCGCTGTTCGAGAACGATCCCGATATCCAAAGCATCATCAAACTTTCTCCCGAAAGATTCCTCTGGAAGACCGCCCGGGAACTGAAAAAAGAAAAGTTTGACATTGCTTACATCCTGCCGATCTCTTTTTCCTCGGCCCTGATGACTTTCTTAGCCGGCATCCCCCGGCGCATCGGCTACAGCACCGAGGCCCGGGGCTTTATGCTGACCCAAAAACTCAGATACAGTCAAAAGGATTTCCGCAGCCGGCATATAATCCTGGGATTCATGAAACTGCTGGGCAGGGAGGAGGCCGTCAATGCGCCCGGGATATTCCTATCACCGGAAGAGATGAAGTGGGCCGGGGAATTCCTGGCTTCCAACAATCTTCAGACCGGAAATATCACCGGCTTTGGCCCGGGCGCCACCTTCGGCCCGGCCAAGCGCTGGCCCCAGGAGAACTGGGTGGAACTGGGGAAAGAACTGGTAAATAGGGGGCACCAGATCCTGATCTTCGGATCTGGCGAGGAGATAGAACTCTGCGGACAGATAGCCCGGGACATCGGCCCAAAAGCGCTGAGTCTGGCAGGAACGGCAACCCTGCGGCAGAGCGCGGCCCTGCTTTCGCTTTGCTCAAACTTCATCACAAATGATACCGGGGTGATGCACCTGGCAGCGGCGGCGGGAACAAGGGTAACGGCCATCTTCGGCTCCACCAATCCGGTCTGGACAAAACCCTGGGGGGAAAAGCACCGGGTGATATATAATGGTGAACCCTGCAGCCCCTGCTACCAAAGGGAGTGCCGGTACGGGCATTATGATTGTTTGGAGAAGATATCGGTCAAAGATATATTGGACACTGATCGCTGCCAATAA
- the trmFO gene encoding methylenetetrahydrofolate--tRNA-(uracil(54)-C(5))-methyltransferase (FADH(2)-oxidizing) TrmFO: MTDLKTISIIGGGLAGCEAAYQAAKRGHQVHLYEMRFTGKAEKPALTTPAHQTGLLAELVCSNSLKSTEPGNAHGLLKAELALLDSLLLKCANKVSVPAGKALAVDRDQFALAVTREIANLTNITVISQEQSSIPEGPVIIASGPLTSDKLSRALAGVLGEQGLFFFDAIAPIVEAGSLDHSKMFKASRYSDEEGQYWNAPLTKDQYLSFVDELVKAQRHRPHDFEAGHYYEGCLPVEAMAERNVNSLRFGMMKPVGLFNPHEGRRPYAVLQLRQENLKGTMFNLVGFQTQLKISEQQRVFRMIPGLEKAEFLRYGSMHRNTYLNGPKHIQNSMQSKIRKDLFFAGQITGVEGYVESIATGLLAGINMCRQLDGLPLLVPPPLTMLGALCKYVSEGGTGKSFQPMNVNFGLLPPLENSVHSKKLRYEAYSQRALEAMGEFVTQF; this comes from the coding sequence ATGACAGACTTAAAGACAATATCCATCATCGGCGGGGGGCTGGCCGGATGCGAGGCGGCCTACCAGGCCGCCAAGCGCGGGCATCAGGTCCACTTGTACGAGATGCGTTTTACCGGAAAAGCAGAGAAACCGGCCCTAACCACCCCGGCCCACCAGACAGGACTGTTGGCCGAGCTGGTCTGCAGCAATTCTCTTAAATCCACCGAGCCGGGAAATGCCCACGGACTGCTTAAGGCTGAGTTGGCTTTACTTGATTCATTGCTGCTGAAATGCGCTAATAAAGTTTCGGTGCCCGCCGGCAAGGCTTTGGCGGTGGACCGGGACCAGTTCGCTTTGGCGGTGACCCGGGAGATCGCGAACCTTACCAACATAACGGTGATTTCCCAGGAACAGTCTTCCATCCCGGAAGGCCCAGTGATCATCGCCTCCGGGCCGCTGACCTCGGATAAATTATCCCGGGCATTGGCCGGTGTGCTGGGCGAGCAGGGGCTGTTTTTCTTCGACGCCATCGCCCCTATCGTGGAAGCCGGGTCGCTGGACCATTCTAAAATGTTCAAGGCTTCGCGCTATTCAGACGAAGAAGGCCAGTACTGGAACGCGCCGCTGACCAAGGACCAGTACTTAAGTTTTGTTGACGAACTGGTAAAGGCCCAGCGCCACAGGCCCCATGATTTTGAGGCCGGGCATTACTACGAAGGCTGTCTGCCGGTGGAGGCCATGGCCGAGAGGAATGTCAATTCCCTGCGCTTTGGGATGATGAAGCCCGTAGGGCTTTTCAACCCCCATGAGGGGCGCCGGCCCTATGCAGTTCTCCAGTTAAGGCAGGAGAACCTGAAAGGCACCATGTTCAACCTGGTGGGTTTTCAGACCCAGCTTAAGATCTCCGAGCAGCAAAGGGTGTTCCGGATGATCCCCGGCCTGGAGAAGGCGGAATTCCTGCGCTACGGCAGCATGCACCGCAACACCTATCTCAACGGGCCAAAACACATCCAAAACAGCATGCAGTCCAAGATCAGGAAAGACCTGTTCTTTGCCGGACAGATCACCGGAGTGGAGGGCTACGTGGAATCCATCGCTACCGGGCTGCTGGCAGGCATCAACATGTGCCGTCAGCTGGATGGTCTGCCGCTGCTGGTTCCCCCGCCGCTGACCATGCTGGGCGCTTTGTGCAAGTATGTTTCCGAAGGAGGGACCGGGAAAAGCTTTCAGCCCATGAACGTCAATTTCGGCCTGCTGCCGCCGCTGGAGAATTCCGTTCACTCCAAGAAGCTGAGGTATGAGGCTTATTCGCAGAGAGCGCTGGAGGCTATGGGGGAATTTGTTACCCAATTTTAA
- a CDS encoding RtcB family protein — MFEITESGMLAIKSWCQNPEEGVLSQAKNLARRPFAFKHVCLMSDAHQGYGMPIGGVLATMDNVIPNAVGVDIGCGMCAVRTSLAEIDREKLKSILGQIRTAVPVGFTHHKQKQDPGLLPGLKDGQLIVGREYEKARSQIGTLGGGNHFIEIQQGDDGRIWIMIHSGSRNIGKQVADHYNKAAINLNEKSGGKIPKQWELAFLPVDSDQGRQYLSEMQYCVDFALANRRLMMERIKEIVSGSTGAAFESMINIAHNYARMENHFGKEVLVHRKGATSARAGEIGIIPGSQGTPSYIVKGLGNRDSFSSCSHGAGRRMGRNEARRSLDLEKEREKLEKQGILHSLRTREDLEEASRAYKDIERVIKEQLDLIQPVIKLEPLAVVKG; from the coding sequence ATGTTTGAAATAACTGAAAGCGGCATGCTGGCCATAAAGAGCTGGTGCCAGAACCCCGAGGAGGGAGTGTTATCGCAGGCCAAGAACCTGGCCCGACGGCCGTTCGCCTTCAAACATGTCTGTTTGATGTCCGATGCCCATCAGGGTTACGGGATGCCCATCGGCGGAGTGCTGGCCACGATGGACAACGTCATTCCCAATGCGGTGGGGGTGGATATAGGCTGCGGGATGTGTGCGGTCCGGACCTCCCTGGCGGAGATCGACCGGGAAAAATTGAAAAGCATATTAGGGCAGATCAGAACGGCCGTGCCGGTGGGCTTTACCCACCACAAACAGAAACAGGACCCCGGCCTGTTGCCCGGCCTTAAGGACGGCCAGCTCATTGTGGGCCGCGAATACGAAAAGGCCAGAAGCCAGATCGGAACGTTGGGCGGGGGAAACCACTTCATTGAGATACAGCAGGGCGACGACGGCCGCATCTGGATCATGATCCATTCCGGGTCCAGGAACATCGGCAAACAGGTGGCCGACCATTACAACAAGGCTGCGATCAATCTGAATGAGAAAAGCGGCGGAAAGATACCCAAACAGTGGGAACTGGCCTTTTTGCCGGTGGACAGCGACCAGGGGCGTCAATATCTCTCGGAAATGCAGTACTGCGTGGACTTCGCTCTGGCCAACCGGCGGCTGATGATGGAAAGGATAAAGGAAATAGTATCGGGATCAACCGGAGCCGCTTTCGAATCGATGATAAACATCGCCCACAATTACGCCCGGATGGAGAACCATTTTGGCAAGGAAGTGCTGGTTCACCGCAAAGGGGCCACCTCGGCCCGGGCCGGCGAGATCGGGATCATTCCCGGGTCGCAGGGCACTCCTAGTTACATAGTGAAAGGGCTGGGTAACCGGGACAGTTTTAGCAGCTGCTCCCATGGAGCCGGGCGCCGGATGGGCAGGAATGAGGCCCGGCGCAGCCTTGATTTGGAAAAAGAACGGGAAAAACTTGAAAAGCAAGGGATCCTCCATTCCCTCAGGACCAGAGAGGATCTGGAAGAGGCCAGCAGGGCCTATAAGGACATCGAGCGGGTGATCAAGGAGCAACTGGACCTGATCCAGCCGGTGATCAAGCTGGAACCGCTGGCCGTGGTAAAAGGATAA
- the topA gene encoding type I DNA topoisomerase, with the protein MAKNLVIVESPAKAKTIGKYLGRDYAVISSMGHVRDLPPSKLGVDLAKDFEPQYVVIKGKAKLVAQIKAKAKEAENIYLACDPDREGEAIAWHIAAEIKEGKKKKVHRIMFYEITKESIKSGIAHPGKIDNNKVEAQQARRILDRIVGYKVSPYLWTTVRRGLSAGRVQTVALRLICEREDEIKAFKPQEYWSLAARLQGKEGGSFEALLFKIDGKKAAINDQAAMDKVLAGLKAGQFTVENLESKDKKRNTYPPFITSTLQQAAFRAFGYSAKKTMMLAQQLYEGIELGDEGATGLITYMRTDAVRLAPEAIAAAREYIREKFGAGYLPAEPLHYKSRKGAQEGHEAIRPSAVERHPDKIKGYLTPEQHKVYGLIYSRFLACQMNPAVYLASTADIACGKYLFRVSGNTLKFNGFLAAYGIEEDDSAEYGDSKSLPPLTKGEVLKLAELLPKQHFTEPPPRYNVGSLIKVLEAQGIGRPSTYATIVSTLVDREYILQESGRFSPTELGGVVSRILVEKFPDIFEVQFTADMETELDKIEQGKLDRLQVLKDFYAPFSKDLKAAEAGQAEMKKSLEEKTDMKCPNCQAPMIIKWGRFGKFYACSNYPECKTTKPLEEDDDQKIDAGTCDKCGSPMAVKRGRFGKFLACSNYPKCENIKSITTGVPCPEPGCTGELTERRSKRGKNFYSCSRYPDCKYASWNKPVNQACPSCGFGHLSQKYSKAKGNFVACSKCKYEPEEKKDGESKE; encoded by the coding sequence ATGGCAAAAAATCTCGTCATCGTTGAATCACCGGCCAAGGCCAAGACCATCGGCAAATACCTGGGCCGCGATTACGCCGTCATCTCCTCCATGGGCCACGTCCGGGACCTGCCGCCCAGCAAGCTGGGGGTGGACCTGGCCAAGGACTTTGAGCCCCAGTACGTGGTCATCAAGGGCAAGGCCAAATTAGTGGCCCAGATCAAGGCCAAGGCCAAGGAAGCCGAAAACATATATCTGGCCTGCGATCCCGACCGCGAGGGGGAGGCCATAGCCTGGCACATCGCCGCCGAGATCAAGGAAGGCAAGAAGAAGAAGGTCCACCGGATCATGTTCTACGAGATCACCAAGGAAAGCATCAAGAGCGGCATCGCCCATCCCGGCAAGATCGACAACAACAAGGTGGAGGCCCAACAGGCCCGGCGGATACTGGACCGGATAGTGGGCTACAAGGTCAGCCCCTATCTGTGGACCACCGTCAGGCGGGGGCTCTCGGCCGGGCGGGTGCAGACCGTGGCTTTGCGGCTGATCTGCGAACGGGAGGACGAGATCAAGGCCTTTAAACCCCAGGAATACTGGTCTTTAGCCGCTCGACTCCAAGGCAAGGAGGGCGGATCGTTCGAGGCCCTGCTGTTCAAAATCGACGGCAAGAAGGCCGCCATCAACGACCAGGCCGCCATGGACAAGGTGCTGGCCGGGCTTAAGGCAGGCCAGTTCACGGTGGAGAACCTGGAGTCCAAGGACAAGAAACGCAACACCTATCCGCCCTTCATCACCAGCACCTTGCAGCAGGCGGCCTTCAGGGCCTTCGGCTATTCGGCCAAGAAGACCATGATGCTGGCCCAGCAACTGTACGAGGGCATCGAGCTGGGAGACGAGGGCGCCACCGGACTGATCACTTACATGCGGACCGACGCGGTGCGGCTGGCCCCGGAGGCCATCGCCGCCGCCCGGGAATACATCAGGGAAAAATTCGGGGCCGGGTACCTGCCGGCGGAACCGCTGCACTACAAATCGCGCAAGGGGGCCCAGGAGGGCCACGAGGCTATCCGGCCCTCGGCGGTGGAGCGCCACCCCGACAAGATCAAGGGTTACCTGACCCCGGAACAGCACAAGGTCTACGGCCTGATCTACAGCCGGTTCCTGGCCTGCCAGATGAACCCGGCCGTCTACCTGGCCTCCACCGCCGACATCGCCTGCGGCAAATACCTATTCCGGGTCTCGGGCAACACCCTTAAGTTCAACGGCTTTTTGGCGGCCTACGGGATAGAGGAGGACGACTCGGCAGAATACGGCGACAGCAAGAGCCTGCCGCCCCTGACCAAGGGCGAGGTCCTAAAGCTGGCCGAGCTTCTGCCCAAACAGCATTTTACCGAGCCGCCACCGCGCTATAACGTGGGCAGCCTGATCAAGGTGCTGGAAGCCCAGGGCATCGGGCGGCCTTCCACTTACGCCACCATCGTCAGCACTCTGGTGGACCGGGAGTACATCCTGCAGGAATCGGGCCGGTTCTCGCCCACCGAGCTGGGAGGAGTGGTCAGCCGGATACTGGTCGAAAAGTTCCCCGACATCTTCGAGGTCCAGTTCACCGCCGATATGGAGACCGAGCTGGACAAGATTGAGCAGGGCAAGCTGGACCGCCTGCAGGTGCTGAAGGATTTCTACGCCCCGTTCTCCAAGGACCTGAAGGCGGCCGAGGCCGGCCAGGCCGAGATGAAGAAATCCCTGGAAGAAAAAACGGACATGAAATGTCCCAACTGCCAGGCGCCGATGATCATCAAATGGGGCCGGTTCGGCAAGTTTTACGCCTGCTCCAATTATCCCGAGTGCAAGACCACCAAACCCCTGGAGGAGGATGATGACCAGAAGATAGACGCCGGGACATGCGACAAATGCGGCAGTCCCATGGCGGTCAAGCGGGGCCGGTTCGGGAAATTTTTAGCCTGCTCCAATTATCCCAAGTGCGAGAACATAAAATCCATCACCACCGGAGTGCCCTGCCCCGAGCCGGGCTGCACCGGTGAGCTGACTGAGCGCCGCAGCAAACGGGGCAAAAATTTCTACTCCTGCAGCCGCTATCCCGACTGCAAGTACGCCAGCTGGAACAAGCCGGTGAACCAGGCCTGCCCCAGCTGCGGTTTCGGCCACCTGTCCCAGAAGTACAGCAAGGCCAAGGGCAATTTCGTGGCCTGTTCAAAGTGCAAGTACGAGCCGGAGGAGAAAAAAGATGGAGAGTCCAAGGAATAG
- a CDS encoding glycosyltransferase family 9 protein — MSEPQKILVVRQDRLGDALSAVPLLKALKAARPGAHITFMVTKPLAELFFDQPFLDEVIIWTNGLWPLIKTLRRGRYDVLLMLHPSKLLAWAALFAGVKQKAGLGFRPYYVLTGFKHSHRGRKLSAPPGFDTACGNSANGGAYRNDGRVIHETEYNFSVARSLFELPEEIEPPKIFLNDKEIAEAKNVLLSINVNNPIAILPANRGSSANWPPERWGGLVRKLVKAKQEVLILGGPGEEEILNKVKGDTNVPIAGPQLTLRLLAAILANCRQVAGSSTGTLHLAAAAGAKTVGLFCPAPASRPERWRPLGEGHVQLVPEDEFCRNCQPSTKCSLGGIEVEKVLSHLL; from the coding sequence TTGTCTGAACCACAGAAAATATTAGTGGTCCGCCAGGACCGGCTGGGCGATGCCCTCAGCGCCGTGCCTCTTTTAAAAGCGCTTAAGGCGGCCAGGCCGGGGGCGCACATCACTTTTATGGTGACCAAGCCTTTGGCGGAGCTGTTCTTTGACCAGCCCTTTTTGGACGAGGTGATCATCTGGACAAACGGCCTTTGGCCTTTGATCAAAACATTGCGCCGGGGACGTTACGATGTCCTGTTGATGCTGCATCCTTCAAAGCTTTTGGCCTGGGCGGCGCTGTTTGCCGGTGTTAAACAGAAGGCCGGACTGGGCTTCAGGCCCTATTATGTTTTGACGGGCTTCAAGCATTCGCACAGGGGCCGGAAGTTGAGTGCTCCGCCTGGCTTCGATACTGCCTGCGGCAACTCAGCCAACGGCGGAGCGTATCGAAACGACGGCCGGGTCATTCACGAGACCGAATACAACTTTTCCGTGGCCCGCAGTTTGTTTGAACTCCCAGAAGAGATCGAGCCACCGAAGATATTTTTGAACGACAAGGAAATTGCTGAAGCCAAAAATGTCCTTTTGTCCATCAATGTCAACAACCCCATCGCCATTCTCCCCGCCAACCGGGGTTCCTCGGCCAACTGGCCGCCGGAGAGATGGGGCGGACTGGTCCGGAAATTGGTGAAAGCCAAACAGGAAGTGCTGATACTGGGCGGGCCGGGGGAGGAAGAGATACTGAATAAAGTAAAAGGCGATACCAATGTGCCCATTGCCGGGCCACAGCTGACATTGCGGCTGCTGGCTGCAATTTTGGCAAATTGCCGGCAGGTGGCGGGCAGCAGCACCGGCACCCTGCACCTGGCCGCGGCGGCGGGGGCCAAAACGGTGGGGCTGTTCTGCCCGGCGCCGGCCAGCCGCCCGGAACGCTGGAGGCCGCTGGGGGAGGGGCATGTTCAGTTGGTGCCGGAGGATGAATTCTGTAGGAACTGCCAACCAAGCACCAAGTGTTCTTTAGGGGGCATTGAAGTGGAAAAAGTTTTAAGTCATCTTCTGTAA